From Neobacillus sp. PS2-9, the proteins below share one genomic window:
- the efp gene encoding elongation factor P, with protein MISVNDFKTGLTIEVDNGLWRVIDFQHVKPGKGAAFVRSKLRNLRNGAIQEKTFRAGEKVEKAQIDNRKMQYLYASGDQHVFMDMESYEQVELPANNIEYELKFLKENMEVHIMMFGHETLGVELPNTVVLEVTETEPGIKGDTASGGTKPAILETGLSVQVPFFINQGDKLIINTTEASYVSRA; from the coding sequence ATGATTTCTGTTAACGATTTTAAAACAGGGTTAACAATTGAAGTAGATAACGGTCTATGGAGAGTTATTGATTTCCAACACGTAAAGCCAGGTAAAGGTGCCGCTTTTGTCCGTTCTAAACTACGTAACCTTCGTAATGGAGCAATTCAAGAAAAAACATTCCGTGCTGGTGAGAAAGTAGAAAAAGCGCAGATTGATAACCGCAAAATGCAATACCTTTATGCTAGCGGCGACCAACACGTATTTATGGATATGGAATCCTACGAACAAGTGGAACTACCTGCTAACAACATTGAGTATGAATTAAAGTTCTTAAAAGAAAACATGGAAGTTCACATCATGATGTTTGGTCATGAAACACTTGGAGTGGAATTGCCAAACACAGTTGTTTTAGAAGTTACTGAAACTGAACCAGGAATTAAAGGTGACACAGCTTCAGGCGGAACGAAGCCTGCTATCCTTGAAACAGGACTAAGCGTTCAAGTTCCATTCTTTATTAACCAAGGGGATAAATTAATTATCAATACAACTGAAGCATCTTATGTTTCAAGAGCATAA